The Salarias fasciatus chromosome 12, fSalaFa1.1, whole genome shotgun sequence DNA segment GGAGTTTATAACTTCCTCAACCCCGCTGCTGGAGCCGAGAGCCGCGCTGAGAGGATGGAGATATTTATCTGTTTTGTTGATGTAGTTGTATGCAGTCAGTGTcatctgttgtgttgttttggcaCTAAATACAAGCAATACAGTCACAttaagcaacacacacacacacacacacacacacacacacacacacacacacacacaccctttatTATGTTAATGTTGTGAATTATATTCATGTATATTCTGTGTATGTTAAACTTGAAcatattcctgttttttttctgtcagtcgAGCTACtattctctttatttattttatctaaatttatgagtgtgtgtgtacctacACACACTACTAAAATATGTTGACCAGAGCATCTACCATGCCTGGATTGGGTGTATTGTTGAGTTTAGAAGGTAACCATATATTAATAGTAAGAtaaacatgtttgatttgtgaaatgatttttaattaaaaaaaaattggttttgTCTATACTAGGAGACTATATTATATTGATTGGTTAAATACAATTACATTACTAAAACGAGAGGAAAATACCATTTTCATTGACTAAAACTAGAGTAAAATTATCCTGGGTTGTTCTGACTAAAATGCTCAGACTTGAAGTTGTCTAAAACTTGACGAGACAAAAAAAGAGTAtgaatgtgactaaaactaataaaaactgaaaagacacTTTGACACAAAGGCGAGCCTAAAACTAATATCAAAACAGGCTGTCAAAATCAACTCTACTGCAAGACAAATGCTTTTCACATAATAAATtaatagaaaataaacattGGCACTTTTTCATCATTGGCCGGATTTTTACTAACAAAGATGAGGAAACAATCAGCGATTTCAGCTTTCTTGATTTTGGCCTGAGCTTAGTTTGATTCCACATTAAATATTTAGTAATAGAACAAATTTCTATCTCTCTAATTATGTTTGTCCAGTATGTTATCTATTCGAATCAATACCCTACTGATTTAAGTTAGATATTAATGATACCTGAATGACACCTAGATTAGTTATATCTAACagataataataagaaaaacatgATGACTGTAAAATCATGataagatagaaaaaaaaaaaccgttgGAGACAGACTTAGATCTGTCAAGGTCTCTGTTGTAAAATTCTCTTCCCCTGCTGTAAATGATTCCTGTTACAAGATTTTAATATGAGTAAACAAAAATAGAAGTGTTCTTCTGGTATTGTCAACTGCAGAGTTCTGATTCAGTTTACATGTATGAAATATCTGCGTTCAAAGCCGATTTCTGGGACAAACAACAAATATGTGTAAAGTACAAATGTAGATGTCcttaaaaatatgaatatattcacTACAGAACAGTACACATAAAAGCTTTAATGTTGATACATTTTATGGACTTATTCAGTAATAActggtcatttaaaaaaaataagaatgaaCATGATTTGACAAAATTACCAATACAAAATAACTCAACAATAGTCACTTAATTAGGGTATTGTGAATAGTTGTAATTTGTGGAATTAGTTACTTCCACCCTTGTTGTCTAACTCGCCTCAGCATATCTGAATGTTTTAACTtatattcaattaaaaaatgGGCACCATTATGTGCATTAATCAGAAAAAATGGTATTCCACTTAAAccatgtgaaaataaatgtttgcagTTGCTTGGACAGAATAAAAAAGGGATGAAAGTTTATAGCAGGTGGAATAACAGGCGGTGTTGGTTCCTCTCCAACTGCCCTCTGTGTCTGTTAAACTTTAACCACAGTGTCCTCACATAAACTCCTTCAAAGACTGGACGATTCAGGGCACATATAACTAAATTATTATAAGATTCCCAAAGAATGaagttcaaactttttttttatttaacggAAGGAATTACACAATACATGTGAGCAGGAATATTTTCTTCTCAGTGTGCTAAGACAACATGCAATCAGATTACCAGCCACTGCAGTCAAGTGTACATGGAGtgaatttttgtgtgtgtgtctgtctggagGGTATCTTAGAGCGCCTGGATGCCGGGGAGGTGGTTGTGGGAGATGGAGGAtatgtgctgcagctggagcggcgTGGCTACGTGAAGGCAGGGCACTGGACACCAGAGGCTGCAGTGGAGCATCCTGAAGCTGGTATACATGTTAAATAATCTGTTTCTTATTCCTGAATTCCTTACTGACCATTCTGAAAATTGATAACAGTAGATCAACATTTAATAATTACATTTATTCAGCCAAAAAACTACGACAGAAGAAATGTTTCCTGCTCATTCTGGGAGTCTGCTTCTCCCTACATCTTCCTCTGATGTCCTTTCTTCAGTTGGCTCCATCAGCAAGCGGTCCTcacgtctcctctgctctccaaGTGGTTGTTCCAAATGACCTTTCACCCTTCTGGGTGTGACTCTCAGGCCGATTGATTAAGTCCCGTGCCCGTTGTCCTTAATTACTCCCCATAAACTTCACTGGAACATCAAGATAAACTCAAATAAAAGCATCTTCATTTCCCTTATCTCCACACCCACAAACCTCTCTTCTAGTGAGATCTCACATGAAGGTCTGCTTCAACTGAAAActaccagtgtgtgtgtaaccaAGTGCTTCACCTTAACCTTATAtatatttctgtctttgtttcagtGCGGCAGCTGGAAAGGGAGTTCCTGAGAGCTGGAGCCGATGTGATTCAAACCTTCACTTTCTACTGCAGCGAGGATAAACTGGAGCTGAGTGGCAATGTCTCCAAcatcactgtcagtgttgttttggttttttttttaggagaaaCTAAGAGTTGTTACAGTTGACATTGCTTGATTGTGTAATGACTCGAGTCTTTTCCCGTCTACCTCAGGGTGCCCAGATCAACAGTGCAGCCTGCGACCTGGCCAGAGAGGTCGCCGATGAGGGTGGCGCTCTGGTGGCTGGAGGTGTGTCCCAGACTCCACTCTACGTCAAGAAGGGCAGTGAGAATGAGGTCAAAGCCATCTTCAAGAAACAGCTGGATGACTTCCTGAAAAAGGACATTGACTTCTTCATGGTGGAAGTAAGATCATCATTAAAAACAGCATCATTCAATACTGAGTACAGTTTATGAAGttgagtgtgtgtctttgatGACCGAATGCACATCTTTTCCTGCAGTACTTTGAATATGTCGGGGAGGCAGTGTGGGCCGTGGAAGTCATGAAAACCGGTGGGAAACCTGTAGGAGCCACACTTTGCATCTCACCTGATGGAGACAGGGAAGGAGTCCCACCTGGAGAGTGTGCTGTGAGACTGGTCAAAGCTGGTACATAGCATCTACTGTGCTGCTTTTCATGTATTTCTGAAATTATACCTACATCCTGTAGGTGTTTTATGTGACTGTGTCTGACTTGCAGGGGCGGACATCGTGGGAATAAACTGCCACCTGGATCCACTCACATGTGTTCGCACAGTGAAACTAATGAAAGAGGGTCTGGAGAAAGCTGGTCTGAAAGCACATCTCATGGTCCAGCCGCTTGGCTTCCACACACCAGAGTGTAACATCGGAGGATACGTCAGTCTACCAGAGTACCCCTTTGGTTcgtattctaaaaaaaaaaaaaaaaaaaaaagtttttttttcggttttgGTTATCTATAATCGACACCGAAAGATGTGACCTGTTCTGTGCAAAGAAAAAGGTTTCGAAAGCTCCTGGATCGCGTATTGTTGCTCTTTATGTTACTGCCTGGAAGGGTTCCTAAATTAACGCTGGAAGCTTTTGAATGTGCTGCTTTGGAAGTGGGCATCCGGCCAAGTTCACTCCAAATGGACAGTGTTAAATACTCTGTGAAGCAAAAAGTAGAAGTTTTTGAAGGTAAAAGAGAAGCTCATGTTGTGAAGGTGACTCTGAGATCCACAACAATGACTGATATACATGGACAAAGCTTTATTTCTCCAACCGAAACTCTGAAAAAGCCCTGTGTCATGTCAGGGGACATCAAAGAAACTGTTTAATGAAACAATTTAGAAATGCAAGTTTGAAATGAGTCAAAAAAGTGTCTCAATATGACTGGGTTATGTTTTAACTCTGGCTAATTGGAAAGAAAACAGTCCTGTGGTGTGAGAATGACAAGAATAAAGTGAATCTATTCTTTCTGAAGAATTCCACCTTCATTATTGAAGGACAGAGCTTATACTGTTATTTatctaatatttttttattgcatgtAAAAGTTTGATCAGATTAACTGTGGATAATGTCGTTTTCCGAGATCAGTTTactgagaaaactgaaagatttTAGGGTTTTACAAGCTTGCTCCTGCCACTTGAAGTATGTGAGCATGGCCGATTTAAACTTTTTACATGTGAAGTTTGAAGAGAGCTTTAGAATTaaatttttcatctcttttcagCTCTGGAGACCAGAATCATCACGCGCTGGGACGTCCATAAATATGCCAGAGAGGCTTACAATGCAGGAATCCGCTACATCGGTGGCTGCTGTGGATTTGAGCCGTACCATATCAGGGCCATATCAGAAGAGCTGGCAGAAGAGAGAGGATTCCTCCCACCGGCCTCAACGAAGCACTCACTCTGGGCATCTACTCTGGAGACACACACTAAACCCTGGGTCAAGGCCAGGTAAGACACTGACTCACGCTTCATATATGGACGCATGGTGGTAGTTAACATAACAGAGGACAAAATCCAAGTGAAAATGACAGAAGATTTTCaacagatgttgttttttaacTTACTAATGTGCTAAATTTCGTCTCAGGGCTGGTCGACAGTACTGGGAAAACCTCCTGCCTGCCTCTGGACGCCCCAAATGTCCATCAATGGCGACGCCCACTGATGGAAGACCTTAGAAATGAGTTAAAATTCAGGTTACCAACATTGTCAAATATCAAACAGTGTCATCTTAGCAGGCTTGCCTAGATattcaaggttttctttttaaatcacacCTGCGATGGTTTCAAAATCTAAAATGCCTCAACTGACAATGTAATATTTGTTGATCAATTTAATTTTAGCCTCTCCAATTGAAAATTTCTTGATGAATATTGAGTGAAGAAAAgggtttctgtctgtttcagtcTTTGGAGATTGTCcaggctggtgtgtgttttctctgctgatgTTCAGACTTCGTTTGTGACTCCGTACAAACCAAGCTTTACATTTTAACTGCTGCAGAAGTGTGAATTAGTATAAAATACATGAACAGTTTCAATCATCGATTAATCAGTTCATAGTGGATTGCATGAATGTATACATTTTCT contains these protein-coding regions:
- the LOC115398161 gene encoding betaine--homocysteine S-methyltransferase 1-like: MANQKKRGILERLDAGEVVVGDGGYVLQLERRGYVKAGHWTPEAAVEHPEAVRQLEREFLRAGADVIQTFTFYCSEDKLELSGNVSNITGAQINSAACDLAREVADEGGALVAGGVSQTPLYVKKGSENEVKAIFKKQLDDFLKKDIDFFMVEYFEYVGEAVWAVEVMKTGGKPVGATLCISPDGDREGVPPGECAVRLVKAGADIVGINCHLDPLTCVRTVKLMKEGLEKAGLKAHLMVQPLGFHTPECNIGGYVSLPEYPFALETRIITRWDVHKYAREAYNAGIRYIGGCCGFEPYHIRAISEELAEERGFLPPASTKHSLWASTLETHTKPWVKARAGRQYWENLLPASGRPKCPSMATPTDGRP